GTGTTTGGACAAGCTGTTCCCGTGCGGATGGAGTCCGTATAACCACTCGTGAGCAGTTTCTACGTGGACGGGGAAATATAATCAGAAGTCAAATAAATATATCTTACTACCACTTATCTGATGTTTTTTGAGTCGCGGTCTCTGTGGCGTTCGAGATGCGGATAGTAATCGTGGTGAGATCAGGCATCTTTCAACGATTGCGAGCCGTCGATGAGAACTCCAGCGTGGATACGTCATTACTTTCGTGGAGCGTCGTGAGTCCCTTTACGAGTCCGCTATTAAGGAACCTCATAACCGATCAGCACCAATTCAGTAATATCAAAATCGACAGCGGCGTACAGCCGGTACTGTTCGTCACGAGTCGAATCACGGTCTCATCAGCGGCAACGTTAGTCGGGTGGTGTCGATCGTTAGGCGTAAATAACTGTCGGGAAGCCAGTTGGAACTGGTGAACTATGGACTTCAACACCAATAACTTCGGAGATATTCTCAGTCATATATAATAGTAATGTATATAATAATTTTGCTACTTACTTCTCATCGGGTTGTGGATTTGTTTCAGTCTCCACATCGCGTACGAACCCCCGCCTGAACGCCCGGATATCGGACGAATTTACGTGCGATCGCTCACCGACGCCTCCGACCGCAACCTCACGGCCGTCGGACTGGCCGATTTCGAACACGCCGACCTGGAGATGGCGACCGACCGGAAGAAAACGTTCATCAACGCGGTGACCGCGAGCGCCCCGCAGGGAACGCGGATGCCGCCGGTCGTGGAAACGGATCCTGAGGGACTCGTCGCCGCCCTAGCAATTGTACTGTCTAGTGGTAAATATTTACACATATATTACGTGTCCACCCCCGTTTGCTAAACGATCAATAGCCAATCACACACATAGAGTTGTAACGTTCCGTTATTCTAAACCAGTCGTGAGGGCCCTGTCGATCGGGAATGCACTCGCTCACGAGAGTAGAAGAGATAGCCGTGCCCTCGCCGAATTAGTGCCGGAGAATGGTCTCGAGAGTATGACCGATGCAATCGAGTACGCAGTTAATCAGAACCGTGAGCCAGAAACGCTCTCAGATGTCGAATTAGCCCGAAATTTGTATTACAATTCGCTGACAGGAGTTAGTTACCATAATAGTACGGTGATTCGTTGGCTTAAAATTGATATCCTCAGCAGTAGCGTCATTCCAGGGGAGCCGGTACGTTTTTGACGTCGTGAGGAGACTGCATTGACATGGGAACGCTCGACCATGTGATGATCCGCGTTGAGGATCTAGACGAATCTCTGGACTGGTACAAGACACACCTCGATTACGAGGAGAAGGGGCGCTGGGAGGCGGACACCTTTACGAACGTCTTCCTCGGCCCGGAAGACATGCACGAGGACGCAGCGAAACTCGAATTGACGTACAATCACGACGGTCGAAGCTACACGATGGGGGACGCGTGGGGACACATCGCCGTCCGCGTCGACGACCTCGAGGACGCCTACGAGCGACTGATGGATCAGGGAGTCGAAGACTACCGGGATCCCGAATCCTGCGGGTACAATTACGCGTTCGTGAAAGACCCCGACGGGCACGAAATCGAGATCGTCGAGCGCGACCACGGCGCCCAGTGGAGCCTGGATCACACCATGATCCGCATCGAGGACCCCGACGAGGCCCTCGGGTGGTGGACCAGGAAGCTCGAATACGCGTACAACGGGAAGCGGTGGGAGGCGGACACGTTCGCGAACTACTTCATGGAGCCACTCGACGCCGCCCCCGAGGAGATGGCAGTCGAACTCACGTACAACTACGACGACCGTACGTACACGATGGGCGACGCGTGGGGTCATCTCGCCGTCCGCGTCGACGATCTCGAGGATGCGTGGGAGGACCTAATGTTGCGGGAGGCTGAGGACTATCGGGACCCCGAATCCTGTGACTACAACTACGCGTTCACGAAGGACCAGGACGGCCACGAAATCGAGATCGTGACTGCCGACTGAGAAAGGAGGATGTAGTTAGTTCCCGGTGGATCGGCCTTCCGATGTTCCGATCGCCCGGTAACGACCGACAACCGTCAGGATAGATGACCCACTTCTAAGGGGAGCGACGGAACCTACCCGTAGATGGCGTTGACTTGCTGTTCGGGGACGGTCCCGTCGTCGTTCCAGCCACGCGCATCGTAGTACTCGTTGAGCGCGTTCTCGAACCCCTCGAGCTGGTCGACGTACGGGAGCGTGTCGTCCTCGCGGTCGAACCCCCGCCGGTTGTTGAAGTCGCGCTCGAGTGTGACCACCCGATCGCCGACAGACTGCAGGTCCGAAAGCTCCGCGTCGAACAGCGCCTCGAGCCGCTCGGGATGCTCGGCGATCATCCCTCGGGAGAACCGACAGATGACGCCACAGTCCTCGAGGGCGCGCATG
The Halalkaliarchaeum desulfuricum DNA segment above includes these coding regions:
- a CDS encoding VOC family protein, encoding MGTLDHVMIRVEDLDESLDWYKTHLDYEEKGRWEADTFTNVFLGPEDMHEDAAKLELTYNHDGRSYTMGDAWGHIAVRVDDLEDAYERLMDQGVEDYRDPESCGYNYAFVKDPDGHEIEIVERDHGAQWSLDHTMIRIEDPDEALGWWTRKLEYAYNGKRWEADTFANYFMEPLDAAPEEMAVELTYNYDDRTYTMGDAWGHLAVRVDDLEDAWEDLMLREAEDYRDPESCDYNYAFTKDQDGHEIEIVTAD